Proteins encoded in a region of the Ziziphus jujuba cultivar Dongzao chromosome 3, ASM3175591v1 genome:
- the LOC107421900 gene encoding receptor-like protein EIX2 codes for MSQLAALNMPRHLKRMGDLLLIMLAFTMFSTSVGTSEVAGCIERERQALLSFKHGLLDKGNFLSSWTSSNEDCCTWRGISCHNQTSHVIMLNLRQDVDQYYQFKSIKGEIGSSLLELKYLKHLDLSYNNFTRIPNFIGSFTSLNYLNLSYNYFMVGTIPSQLGNLTNLRILDLRDSIKTIDSLRWLPHLSSLRILKFESTNFTKAVDWLKSIKLASSLSSLELSYCEFPKIDASLISHLNSSNSLRDLSVAGNGFHPTIIPWLLNVSSNLVNLILYYNGIGGLFPNSIPNMESLEHIDLSGNSLEGGLPKSLGNLCNLKVLLLNNNEFNGTVHDLLGNLSGCAKNSLEILGLNGNQLRGSIPDMETFSSLRELYLAENQLEGPFPFSLSQIHKLVVLHLYQNLLTGSLPDLSKLSFLRELRVGNNKLNGSLPKSIGQLSNLVILDVSSNNFTGIVSKSLLQKLFKLQALDLSSNSFTLNFKSNGILPGALSILKLNSLKIGPRFPSWLRTQLNLSYLDISDAGISDVIPDWFYPMVSNLDYLNLSFNHINGTLQNFPMGFVRLSTIDLSSNLLQGTIPFSLDATFINLSNNKFTRFRSFVCKLTDRKTWFLDISYNMLTGSFPDCGMHWTELYVLNLESNHLSGILSSSLSSLYNIKTLRLRNNNFSGMIPLLQNCTELQFLDLGNNKLSGNIPTWIGQTNLVVIRLKSNKLNGSMPLDLCNLSSLSILDLSLNNISGKIPACIQNLTAMAYNKWPIFDSTFLSFGFNFGYESDFETRSANRALLVWKGMEYPYVKIPEQLRMIDLSCNALVGEIPGGLTNLLLLVQLNLSRNSLNGTIPQKIGQLHWLESLDLSHNQLSEEIPSSLTNISSLAFLDLSYNQLSGRIPTGTQLQSFNASSYEENRGLCGPPLTSMCPGDETPQPPSDSGVVGKSDFEDGGLWFDMLWLYIGIGIGFNFAFWSVCGTLLLNTSWRRAYFGFLSNLGDWLYVTVRIKWNNVRKGRLQN; via the coding sequence ATGTCTCAGTTGGCGGCCTTGAACATGCCTAGGCATCTAAAAAGAATGGGAGATCTTCTACTAATCATGCTGGCTTTCACCATGTTCAGCACCAGTGTTGGAACTTCTGAGGTTGCAGGGTGTATAGAGAGGGAGAGACAAGCTCTTCTCAGCTTTAAACATGGCCTTTTAGATAAAGGTAACTTTCTATCCTCCTGGACAAGCTCCAATGAAGATTGCTGCACATGGAGAGGCATCAGTTGTCATAACCAAACCAGTCATGTTATCATGCTCAATCTTCGTCAGGATGTGGACCAGTACTATCAATTCAAAAGCATCAAAGGTGAGATTGGCTCTTCACTACTTGAATTGAAATATTTGAAGCATTTGGATCTTAGTTACAATAACTTTACTAGGATACCAAACTTCATTGGATCTTTCACTAGCCTCAACTATCTCAACCTCTCATATAATTATTTCATGGTTGGTACAATTCCTTCGCAGCTTGGGAATCTCACGAACTTGCGTATCCTTGATCTTCGTGATTCTATTAAAACGATTGACAGCCTTCGTTGGCTTCCTCATCTCTCTTCTTTGAGAATCCTCAAATTCGAGAGTACCAATTTCACCAAAGCCGTTGATTGGCTTAAGTCCATTAAATTGGCATCCTCCTTATCAAGCTTAGAGTTGAGCTATTGTGAATTTCCTAAGATAGATGCTTCACTTATTTCCCATTTAAATTCTTCTAATTCTCTAAGAGATCTTTCTGTAGCCGGCAATGGATTTCATCCAACAATTATTCCTTGGCTGCTTAATGTTAGTAGTAACCTAGTTAATCTCATTCTATATTACAATGGAATAGGTGGGTTATTTCCAAATTCTATTCCAAATATGGAGTCTCTTGAACATATTGACTTGTCAGGAAATTCACTCGAAGGTGGATTACCAAAATCTTTGGGGAACCTTTGCAACCTGAAAGTATTGCTGTTGAATAACAACGAATTTAATGGAACAGTTCATGATCTTTTAGGGAACTTGAGTGGGTGTGCTAAAAATTCATTAGAGATTTTGGGCTTGAATGGGAACCAACTTAGAGGGTCAATTCCTGACATGGAAACATTCTCATCTCTGCGGGAACTGTATTTGGCTGAAAATCAACTAGAGGGTCCGTTTCCATTTAGCCTAAGCCAAATTCACAAGCTCGTTGTCCTGCATTTATATCAAAACTTACTAACTGGGTCATTGCCTGATCTTTCAAAACTTTCCTTCTTGAGAGAGTTGAGGGTAGGTAACAATAAGTTGAACGGTAGCCTACCAAAAAGTATCGGCCAGCTATCTAATTTGGTGATCCTGGATGTTTCTTCAAATAATTTTACCGGGATAGTCTCTAAATCTCTCTTGcaaaaacttttcaaactgCAAGCATTGGACTTATCCTCCAACTCTTTCACATTGAATTTCAAGTCCAACGGGATTCTCCCTGGAGCATTATCGATCTTAAAATTGAATTCACTCAAAATAGGACCTCGGTTTCCCAGCTGGCTTCGAACACAATTGAATTTGAGCTACCTTGATATCTCTGATGCCGGTATTTCTGATGTTATCCCTGACTGGTTTTATCCTATGGTTTCTAACTTAGATTACTTAAATCTATCTTTCAACCATATCAATGGCACCCtgcaaaattttccaatgggATTTGTTCGACTCTCTACAATTGATTTGAGTTCCAATCTATTGCAGGGTACAATCCCATTTTCACTTGATGCAACATTTATAAATCTCtccaataataaatttacaaggTTCAGGTCATTTGTCTGTAAGCTCACAGATAGGAAGACATGGTTTCTTGACATCTCTTACAACATGCTAACAGGAAGCTTTCCTGATTGTGGGATGCATTGGACAGAACTATACGTTCTAAATCTGGAAAGCAATCATTTATCAGGAATCCTCTCCAGCTCATTGTCTTCAttgtataatattaaaacattgCGTTTGAGGAACAATAACTTCTCTGGGATGATTCCATTGTTACAAAATTGTActgaattgcaatttttagatCTTGGCAATAACAAGTTGAGTGGAAACATACCCACATGGATTGGTCAAACAAACCTGGTAGTTATTCGCCTAAAATCGAACAAATTAAATGGGAGCATGCCTTTGGATCTATGtaatctttcttctctttcgATACTGGATCTTTCTCTGAATAATATATCAGGAAAAATTCCTGCATGTATTCAAAATTTGACCGCTATGGCTTACAATAAATGGCCAATATTTGATAgtacttttttaagttttggatttaattttggatatgaGAGCGACTTTGAAACAAGGTCCGCAAACAGGGCACTGTTAGTGTGGAAGGGAATGGAGTATCCATATGTAAAAATTCCTGAACAGCTAAGAATGATAGATCTATCATGTAATGCATTGGTTGGAGAAATCCCAGGAGGATTGACAAATCTTCTACTTTTGGTTCAACTAAACTTGTCAAGGAATAGTTTGAATGGAACTATCCCGCAGAAGATTGGACAACTGCATTGGCTAGAATCCTTGGACTTGTCCCACAACCAGCTTTCTGAAGAAATTCCTTCAAGTTTAACAAACAtatcttctcttgctttcttgGACTTGTCGTATAATCAGTTATCTGGGAGAATACCTACAGGCACTCAACTCCAAAGCTTTAATGCTTCTTCATATGAAGAAAACAGAGGACTGTGTGGGCCTCCTTTGACAAGTATGTGTCCTGGAGATGAAACACCACAACCTCCTTCAGATTCAGGTGTTGTTGGCAAAAGTGATTTTGAAGATGGTGGATTGTGGTTTGACATGCTGTGGCTTTATATAGGAATTGGGATTGGATTCAATTTTGCATTTTGGAGTGTTTGTGGGACTTTGTTATTAAACACTTCATGGAGAAGGGCATATTTTGGGTTCTTGAGTAACTTGGGAGATTGGCTTTATGTCACAGTTCGCATTAAGTGGAATAATGTCCGAAAGGGAAGGCTTCAAAACTAG